One window of Gilliamella sp. B3022 genomic DNA carries:
- a CDS encoding ABC transporter permease subunit (The N-terminal region of this protein, as described by TIGR01726, is a three transmembrane segment that identifies a subfamily of ABC transporter permease subunits, which specificities that include histidine, arginine, glutamine, glutamate, L-cystine (sic), the opines (in Agrobacterium) octopine and nopaline, etc.), producing MQLFDWIANIPSLVFDNYHLLLSGLWLTTKITLSAVIFGIIWGTMLALMRLSNNKLLNIFAKCYVNLFRSIPLLLVLLWFYLALPQVIKYVFNLPPYADVRIVSAMIAFALFEAAYYSEIIRAGINAVTKGQYHAAYALGMTKGQAMRLIILPQAFRSMVPLLLTQGIILFQDTSLVYVMSLIDLFGASVTQIGNVQGGTVKYSMIIFAAASYFVICFTASQLVNYFKKGINR from the coding sequence ATGCAGCTTTTTGATTGGATAGCAAATATACCTTCATTGGTATTTGATAATTATCATTTACTACTTAGCGGTTTATGGTTAACAACAAAAATTACCCTCAGTGCAGTTATTTTTGGTATTATTTGGGGTACTATGCTTGCGTTGATGCGTTTATCAAATAATAAATTGCTTAATATTTTTGCTAAATGCTACGTAAATTTATTTCGTTCCATTCCACTATTATTAGTGCTGTTATGGTTCTATTTGGCATTGCCACAAGTCATTAAATATGTATTTAATTTGCCTCCTTATGCGGATGTACGTATTGTTTCGGCAATGATTGCTTTTGCACTTTTTGAAGCGGCTTATTATTCAGAAATTATTCGTGCTGGGATCAATGCAGTGACTAAAGGTCAGTATCATGCTGCTTATGCTTTAGGTATGACTAAAGGTCAAGCCATGCGCTTGATTATCTTACCGCAAGCATTTCGCTCTATGGTGCCACTATTACTAACTCAAGGTATTATCTTATTCCAAGATACCTCGTTAGTGTATGTGATGAGTTTAATTGATCTTTTCGGCGCAAGTGTAACTCAAATAGGCAATGTTCAAGGCGGTACTGTTAAATATTCAATGATTATTTTTGCAGCGGCAAGTTATTTTGTGATTTGTTTTACTGCTTCACAGTTAGTTAATTATTTTAAGAAAGGGATAAATCGATGA
- a CDS encoding amino acid ABC transporter permease → MSFNWTLFFEPTPYGDGIYLNWLLDGIFVTISLAITAWIIAFVLGSLVGICRTLDNKFLNNFAAAYIQLFRNIPLLVQMFLWYMLFPEILTGSLKTWFVSGLSPNVSSFIIAATALGLFTSARIAEQVRTGIQTLPKGQKYAAIALGLTNRQAYTYILLPNAYRRIIPPLTSEMTNIIKNSSVASTIGLIDLIGQIDRINESTNSIVEILCGVTIAFMLINYAVLTIMRIVEKHTRLPNMNHGG, encoded by the coding sequence ATGAGTTTTAATTGGACACTATTTTTTGAACCCACCCCTTATGGTGATGGGATTTACTTAAATTGGCTGTTAGATGGCATTTTTGTGACCATTTCATTAGCTATTACAGCATGGATCATTGCCTTTGTGCTGGGTTCATTGGTCGGTATTTGTAGAACACTTGACAACAAGTTTCTAAATAACTTTGCTGCGGCCTATATTCAGCTATTTCGAAATATCCCCTTACTTGTACAAATGTTTTTATGGTATATGCTATTTCCTGAAATTCTGACTGGAAGTTTAAAAACGTGGTTTGTCTCTGGTTTATCACCGAATGTGAGTTCATTTATCATAGCCGCAACTGCTCTAGGATTGTTCACTTCAGCACGTATTGCCGAGCAAGTAAGAACCGGTATTCAAACTTTACCTAAAGGTCAAAAATATGCAGCAATCGCCCTTGGCTTAACCAATCGTCAAGCATATACATACATTTTATTACCTAATGCTTATCGTCGCATTATTCCACCATTAACATCTGAGATGACTAACATTATTAAAAACTCATCTGTTGCTTCAACAATTGGATTAATCGATTTAATCGGACAGATTGATCGTATTAATGAATCAACAAATAGTATTGTTGAAATCTTATGTGGTGTAACCATTGCCTTTATGCTAATAAATTATGCTGTACTCACCATTATGCGTATTGTTGAAAAACATACTCGTTTACCTAATATGAATCATGGAGGATAG
- a CDS encoding amino acid ABC transporter ATP-binding protein, with the protein MISLENVSKWYGQFQVLKNCTTKVGKGEVVVVCGPSGSGKSTLIKTVNGLEPVQKGRIIIEGTEITDPSTNLAKLRSKVGMVFQHFELFPHLTILKNLTLAQIKVLGRADEEAREKALNLLERVGLLAHADKYPAQLSGGQQQRVAIARALCMDPIVMLFDEPTSALDPEMVNEVLDVMVELAYEGMTMMVVTHEMGFARKVAHRVIFMDAGEIIEDTSKEQFFTNPQSDRAKDFLAKIIH; encoded by the coding sequence ATGATCTCCTTAGAAAATGTATCAAAATGGTATGGACAATTTCAAGTTTTAAAAAACTGTACAACAAAAGTAGGTAAAGGTGAGGTTGTCGTTGTTTGTGGACCTTCTGGTTCCGGTAAATCGACACTAATTAAAACCGTTAACGGTTTAGAACCTGTACAAAAAGGTAGAATTATTATTGAAGGTACCGAAATAACCGATCCGTCAACTAATTTAGCTAAATTACGTTCAAAAGTGGGTATGGTGTTCCAACATTTCGAACTCTTTCCTCATTTGACTATTTTAAAAAATTTAACGCTTGCCCAAATTAAAGTATTAGGACGAGCAGATGAAGAGGCTCGAGAAAAAGCACTAAACTTATTAGAACGTGTGGGTTTACTAGCACATGCTGATAAATATCCAGCACAACTTTCTGGTGGTCAACAGCAACGTGTTGCGATTGCTCGTGCACTTTGTATGGATCCAATTGTTATGCTATTTGACGAACCTACCTCAGCGCTGGATCCAGAAATGGTAAATGAAGTACTTGATGTAATGGTTGAACTTGCTTATGAAGGAATGACGATGATGGTCGTTACTCACGAAATGGGCTTTGCTCGAAAAGTTGCACACCGTGTTATCTTTATGGATGCGGGTGAAATTATTGAAGATACCTCGAAAGAACAGTTCTTCACTAATCCACAATCCGATCGTGCTAAAGACTTTTTAGCTAAAATTATTCATTAA
- the ybeY gene encoding rRNA maturation RNase YbeY: MSSIILDMQIATDENQNLPTEEQIMQWLNVILPQFMDNAEITIRIVDEQESQQLNHTYRHKDKPTNVLSFPFESPIEIDVPLLGDLIICKQVVEAEAKEQHKSLTSHWAHMIVHGCLHLLGYDHILDEEAEEMENIEIDIMQQLGFNNPYQLIDE; encoded by the coding sequence ATGAGCTCAATTATTTTAGATATGCAAATTGCTACAGACGAAAACCAAAATTTGCCAACTGAAGAACAAATTATGCAATGGTTAAATGTTATTTTACCGCAATTTATGGATAATGCTGAAATCACTATCCGAATTGTGGATGAACAAGAGAGCCAACAGTTAAATCATACTTACCGCCATAAAGATAAACCCACAAATGTACTCTCATTTCCATTTGAATCTCCGATTGAAATTGATGTGCCACTGTTAGGAGATTTAATCATTTGCAAACAAGTGGTGGAAGCTGAAGCAAAAGAACAACATAAATCGTTAACTTCACATTGGGCACATATGATTGTTCATGGTTGTTTGCATCTACTAGGATATGATCATATTCTTGACGAAGAAGCTGAAGAAATGGAAAATATCGAAATTGATATCATGCAACAGTTAGGATTCAATAATCCGTATCAACTGATTGACGAATAA
- the recD gene encoding exodeoxyribonuclease V subunit alpha: protein MLIEWLAQFEQNNQISLLDIHLALFLTNKAELNDDMTAKRFGFLVLSLSKEVRAGHVCLDLTYLNQQSIEPQLWQELGSPSEHVWKAVLELAKSKHVVSDGTDLSPLIYTQNKLYFQRMWFDEANVAQYFNHTTLVEDPNYLVGLNVILNQLFSDNKEHIDWQKVAVAVALTRKVAIISGGPGTGKTTTVAKILAAIKQTDPKARLVTSAPTGKAASRLTESLSQAIEQLSLSSLNINTESLTLHRLLGAKEDNRSFTYDKNNPLNLDVLVIDEASMVDLNMMARVIDALPPSARLILLGDKDQLSSVEAGAVFGDLCAFITNGYSIIRSKELSLLTGFNIPSSEQTVNITDSICLLQKSYRFDESSGIGLLANAVKDGESSVVRELLNDSLLSDIKYQELSSQQAYQALLQDSVNQYQHYLNMINENSVDDIATILHKFSQYRLLCAIREGKFGVRGLNKQIESLLSQKKFIHLKNNEAWYVGRPIMILRNSISLGLYNGDIGITLRAEHDRSKLRVYFPFSDGSIKGFSPFRLPEHETAYAMTIHKSQGSEFDHVNIILPMDHSPLLNRSLLYTAITRAKKTVSIYATEDIIQQAIKSQTQRHSGLVNLLLNN, encoded by the coding sequence ATGTTAATAGAATGGTTAGCCCAATTTGAACAAAATAACCAAATCAGTTTACTCGATATTCATTTAGCTTTGTTTTTAACCAATAAAGCTGAGCTAAATGATGATATGACAGCTAAACGTTTTGGTTTTTTAGTGCTATCACTTAGTAAAGAAGTGAGGGCTGGTCATGTCTGCCTTGATCTGACATATTTAAATCAACAATCCATTGAACCACAATTATGGCAAGAGTTAGGATCACCCAGTGAACATGTTTGGAAAGCTGTACTTGAACTAGCTAAAAGTAAACACGTTGTAAGCGATGGTACGGACTTATCACCACTTATTTATACCCAAAATAAACTTTATTTTCAGCGTATGTGGTTTGATGAAGCCAATGTGGCGCAATATTTTAATCATACAACACTTGTCGAAGATCCCAATTATCTAGTTGGTTTAAATGTGATTCTTAATCAACTTTTTAGCGATAATAAAGAGCATATCGATTGGCAAAAAGTTGCTGTAGCAGTTGCATTGACCCGTAAAGTAGCCATTATTTCTGGCGGACCAGGTACGGGGAAAACTACAACGGTAGCCAAAATTCTTGCTGCAATTAAGCAAACTGATCCTAAAGCTCGATTAGTTACATCTGCACCCACAGGTAAAGCAGCTTCAAGATTAACCGAATCGTTAAGCCAAGCAATTGAACAACTTTCCTTATCATCTTTAAATATTAATACCGAATCGCTAACCTTGCACCGCTTGCTGGGTGCCAAAGAAGATAATCGCTCATTTACGTATGATAAAAATAACCCACTTAATTTGGATGTATTAGTGATAGACGAAGCATCAATGGTGGACTTAAATATGATGGCGAGAGTGATAGATGCGTTGCCACCCTCAGCTCGCTTAATTTTACTTGGCGATAAAGATCAACTTTCATCCGTTGAAGCCGGCGCTGTATTTGGTGATCTTTGTGCATTTATTACTAATGGATACAGCATTATACGATCTAAAGAGTTGAGTTTATTGACGGGTTTTAATATACCGAGTTCAGAGCAAACAGTAAACATTACTGACAGTATTTGTTTATTACAAAAAAGTTATCGATTTGATGAATCATCGGGTATTGGTTTGCTTGCTAATGCTGTGAAAGATGGTGAATCCAGCGTTGTTCGAGAATTGCTAAATGATAGTTTATTGAGTGATATTAAGTACCAGGAACTTTCATCTCAGCAAGCTTATCAAGCTCTTTTACAGGATAGTGTGAATCAATATCAACATTATTTAAATATGATAAATGAAAATAGCGTTGATGATATTGCGACGATTTTACATAAATTTTCTCAATATCGGCTACTATGCGCAATACGAGAAGGCAAGTTTGGTGTCAGAGGTTTAAATAAGCAAATTGAGTCTTTATTGTCCCAAAAAAAATTCATTCATCTAAAGAATAATGAAGCCTGGTACGTAGGTCGTCCGATTATGATTTTACGCAATAGTATTTCGTTAGGACTTTATAATGGTGATATTGGAATTACATTAAGAGCAGAACATGACCGTTCAAAATTGCGGGTCTATTTTCCCTTTTCTGATGGCTCAATTAAAGGATTTTCTCCTTTTAGATTACCAGAGCATGAAACCGCATATGCAATGACGATCCATAAATCACAAGGATCGGAATTTGATCATGTTAATATTATTTTGCCAATGGATCACTCACCATTACTTAACCGTTCATTACTTTATACTGCCATTACTCGTGCTAAAAAAACAGTTTCTATTTATGCAACAGAAGACATTATTCAACAAGCAATAAAATCTCAAACACAAAGACATAGTGGTTTAGTTAATTTATTATTGAATAATTGA
- the corC gene encoding CNNM family magnesium/cobalt transport protein CorC (CorC(YbeX) belongs to the Cyclin M Mg2+ Exporter (CNNM) family, and was characterized as belonging to a set of three proteins, at least one of which must be present for CorA to function.), whose translation MSDDNHRRSKKGFALWLSQLFHSEPKDKEELIEVIREAEENELIDPDTLDMIEGVMDIAEQRIRDIMIPRSQIVTIKDNYSLDQCLDIISEHGHSRYPVISEDRDHIEGVLLAKDLLIFIRQGIDDFDLKKILRPTVIVPESKRVDHMLKEFRMQRYHMAIAIDEFGGVSGLVTIEDILELIVGDIEDEYDEVEDRDVRRLSPSVYTVRALTPVEDFNEIFATNFSDDEMDTIGGLVMQHFGRLPLRGESIIIDGYQFKVTIADKRRIIQLHVTIPEGATVPNLELP comes from the coding sequence ATGAGCGATGATAATCACCGGAGATCCAAAAAAGGATTTGCCTTATGGTTAAGTCAGTTATTTCATTCAGAACCTAAAGATAAGGAAGAACTGATTGAAGTTATACGCGAAGCTGAAGAAAACGAACTTATTGATCCAGACACACTTGACATGATTGAAGGTGTCATGGATATAGCAGAACAACGTATTCGCGATATTATGATTCCCCGCTCACAAATTGTTACTATCAAAGACAATTACTCATTAGATCAATGTTTAGATATTATTTCTGAACATGGTCACTCCCGTTATCCTGTGATCAGTGAAGATAGAGACCACATTGAAGGTGTGTTACTAGCTAAAGATTTACTTATATTTATCCGTCAGGGTATTGACGATTTTGATTTAAAAAAAATATTAAGACCAACAGTTATTGTGCCTGAAAGTAAACGTGTTGATCATATGTTAAAAGAGTTTCGTATGCAACGTTACCATATGGCAATAGCGATTGATGAATTTGGAGGCGTATCGGGTCTTGTCACTATCGAAGATATTTTAGAACTCATTGTTGGTGATATCGAGGATGAATATGATGAAGTAGAAGATCGTGATGTTCGTCGCTTATCACCTTCGGTTTACACCGTACGAGCACTGACACCAGTTGAAGATTTTAACGAAATTTTTGCTACTAATTTTAGTGATGACGAAATGGATACCATTGGTGGGTTGGTAATGCAGCATTTTGGTCGCTTACCCCTAAGAGGTGAAAGTATTATCATTGACGGTTATCAATTTAAGGTCACCATTGCTGATAAAAGACGCATAATCCAACTGCATGTAACCATTCCTGAAGGTGCAACAGTGCCTAATTTAGAGTTACCATAA
- a CDS encoding glutamate/aspartate ABC transporter substrate-binding protein, whose product MNKKTKLTKLVLSFAMLGLMTGSAVAEELTGTLAKIKESGVIVVGHRESSIPFSYYGDKQEVIGYSQDYSNLIVEAVKKELNLPNLKVKYLPVTSKTRIQLLKNYTYDFECGSTTNNLERQKTIGFSNSIFIVGTRFLVKADSNINSIEDLKGKNVVTTAGTTSEIRLNQINNKENLGIRIITPKDHGDAFNALETGRAAAFLMDDALLAGERSRAINPAEWKIVGEPLSYESYGCMLRKGDTQFKQLMDNTIAEAQKSGKALESYNKWFTQPVPPKGANMALEISPKMVELFANPNDKALD is encoded by the coding sequence ATGAACAAAAAGACAAAATTAACCAAATTAGTTTTATCATTTGCAATGTTAGGCCTAATGACAGGTTCGGCAGTAGCTGAAGAACTTACTGGCACATTAGCTAAAATTAAAGAAAGTGGTGTTATTGTTGTTGGTCATCGTGAATCTTCTATTCCATTTTCCTACTATGGTGATAAGCAAGAAGTGATTGGCTATTCACAAGATTATTCTAATCTAATCGTAGAAGCCGTGAAGAAAGAGTTAAACTTACCTAATCTTAAAGTAAAATATTTACCTGTTACTTCTAAGACGCGTATTCAACTTCTTAAAAACTATACTTACGATTTTGAATGTGGTTCAACTACTAACAATCTTGAACGCCAAAAAACAATTGGTTTTTCAAACAGTATCTTTATTGTAGGTACTCGCTTTTTAGTTAAAGCGGATAGCAATATCAATAGTATCGAAGATTTAAAAGGCAAAAATGTAGTAACAACTGCCGGAACTACTTCTGAAATCCGTTTAAATCAAATCAACAATAAAGAAAATTTAGGTATCCGGATCATTACCCCAAAAGATCATGGTGATGCATTTAATGCTCTTGAAACTGGTCGTGCAGCTGCATTTTTAATGGATGATGCTTTATTGGCTGGTGAACGTTCACGTGCAATTAATCCTGCTGAGTGGAAAATTGTTGGTGAACCTTTATCATATGAATCTTATGGTTGTATGTTAAGAAAGGGTGATACTCAATTTAAACAACTAATGGATAACACCATTGCTGAAGCCCAAAAATCAGGAAAAGCATTAGAATCTTATAACAAATGGTTCACCCAACCAGTGCCACCAAAAGGTGCAAATATGGCACTTGAAATTTCACCGAAAATGGTTGAGCTTTTTGCAAACCCTAACGATAAAGCATTAGATTAA
- the rlmH gene encoding 23S rRNA (pseudouridine(1915)-N(3))-methyltransferase RlmH, whose protein sequence is MKIQLIAVGNKMPSWVTTAFDDYRSRFPKDMPLELIEIPAGKRTKNADIARILDKEGEQMLASCGKSNCIITLDIPGKPYTTHDLAQQLQRWKNDGRDVSLLIGGPEGLSPACKAAAQQSWSLSPLTLPHPLVRVIVAESLYRAWSLTTNHPYHRE, encoded by the coding sequence GTGAAAATACAGCTCATTGCTGTTGGCAACAAAATGCCAAGTTGGGTTACGACCGCTTTTGACGATTATCGTTCGCGCTTCCCTAAAGATATGCCGCTTGAACTTATCGAAATTCCTGCCGGAAAACGAACCAAAAATGCTGATATTGCCCGAATCTTAGACAAAGAGGGCGAACAAATGTTAGCAAGTTGTGGTAAAAGCAACTGCATTATCACGTTAGATATTCCAGGTAAACCTTACACCACACATGATTTAGCTCAACAATTACAACGTTGGAAAAATGATGGTCGTGATGTAAGTTTGCTCATTGGGGGACCGGAAGGCTTATCCCCTGCTTGTAAAGCGGCGGCACAGCAGAGCTGGTCGCTGTCGCCTCTTACACTACCTCATCCTTTAGTACGTGTCATTGTAGCTGAAAGCCTTTACCGAGCATGGAGCTTAACCACTAACCATCCTTATCATCGCGAATAA
- the rsfS gene encoding ribosome silencing factor, which yields MLQQSLQDFIIDKIDDLKGKDIVTLDVRGKSSITDYMIICTGTSNRHVSSIAGHLLDEAKKHGHLVLGSEGKSDADWVVVDMDSVIVHIMQEESRQLYELEKLWS from the coding sequence ATTTTGCAACAGTCGTTACAAGATTTTATTATCGATAAAATTGATGATCTGAAAGGTAAAGATATTGTTACCTTAGATGTACGAGGTAAATCAAGTATTACCGATTATATGATTATCTGTACGGGCACTTCAAACCGTCATGTCTCGTCCATTGCCGGACATTTACTCGATGAAGCAAAAAAACATGGTCACCTTGTTTTAGGTAGCGAGGGGAAAAGTGATGCTGATTGGGTAGTGGTTGATATGGATTCGGTAATTGTACATATTATGCAAGAAGAAAGCCGTCAACTTTACGAACTTGAGAAACTTTGGAGCTAG
- the lnt gene encoding apolipoprotein N-acyltransferase has product MLKYLLLSFIYGCIAVFSYAPFHIWPLAFVSFIGLLWLIANKTKKQAMLIGLTWGIGYFFSGVHWVYISIKQYGELPTPIAIVILGFLILYLSLYPMLFAFLLRIADRIAPQFSFKQLGLAAPILWQFTEFLRGYILTGFAWLQLGYSQLDSPLRAYFPIIGIDGVNLLTCFLSGLAIYSIFGIKHNQPKKHVLGAIIALLTIFIAPISFKNKTWTHVDHHRLANFSLIQGNIPQSLKWSSEQLNNTLETYYQLTQQNFGKDKMIIWSEASITDFEINQQPFLYYLDNHARANGSEIAVGIIDYRFNEPDNRNKGSIYNSLIVLGKKEPYQYPTTDRYQKHHLVPFGEFTPFASLLEPITELLNIPMSSMKAGNEKQPQLTIKGFKFTTAICYEVILSDLIWQNFKPDTDFLLTVSNDAWFGDSIGPKQHLQMAQARALEFGRPLIRSTNNGITAIINQQGKIIKQIPAFKTGVLNDSLSPTIGLTPYARWGNKPYLLLIILMCIPIFIKKD; this is encoded by the coding sequence ATGCTTAAATATCTACTATTGAGCTTTATTTACGGTTGTATTGCCGTTTTTAGTTATGCACCTTTTCATATATGGCCTTTAGCATTTGTCTCTTTTATTGGTTTATTATGGCTTATTGCGAATAAAACTAAAAAACAAGCAATGTTAATAGGATTGACTTGGGGTATAGGTTATTTTTTCTCAGGAGTCCATTGGGTTTATATCAGTATCAAACAATATGGAGAACTACCTACCCCTATTGCAATAGTGATTTTAGGATTCCTAATCCTATATTTATCACTCTACCCGATGTTATTTGCTTTTTTACTTAGAATAGCAGATCGTATAGCACCTCAATTTTCATTCAAGCAATTAGGGTTAGCTGCACCTATTTTATGGCAATTTACCGAATTTCTACGTGGTTATATTTTAACGGGATTTGCCTGGTTACAATTAGGTTATAGCCAACTTGATAGCCCATTGCGAGCATATTTTCCTATAATCGGAATAGATGGTGTTAATTTACTGACTTGTTTTTTATCTGGATTAGCCATTTACAGCATATTTGGAATCAAACATAATCAACCAAAAAAGCACGTACTTGGTGCAATAATTGCACTGTTAACGATCTTTATTGCACCAATTTCATTCAAAAATAAAACTTGGACTCACGTTGATCATCACCGCCTAGCCAATTTTTCATTAATTCAAGGTAATATTCCTCAATCTTTAAAATGGAGCAGTGAACAATTAAATAACACCTTAGAAACTTACTATCAGCTTACCCAACAAAATTTTGGCAAAGACAAAATGATAATATGGTCAGAAGCGAGCATTACAGATTTTGAAATTAATCAACAACCCTTCTTATACTATTTAGATAACCATGCCAGAGCAAATGGCTCAGAAATTGCTGTGGGTATTATTGATTATCGTTTTAATGAACCTGACAATCGAAATAAAGGTAGTATCTATAATTCTTTAATTGTATTGGGCAAAAAAGAACCTTATCAATACCCAACTACTGATCGTTATCAGAAACATCATCTAGTACCATTTGGTGAATTTACGCCATTTGCATCCTTACTCGAACCAATTACCGAACTGCTCAATATTCCCATGTCTTCAATGAAAGCTGGCAATGAAAAACAGCCTCAATTAACCATAAAAGGGTTTAAATTCACCACTGCTATATGCTATGAAGTAATTTTATCGGATCTTATATGGCAAAACTTTAAACCTGATACTGATTTTTTGCTGACTGTTTCAAATGATGCTTGGTTTGGTGATAGCATTGGTCCAAAACAACATTTGCAAATGGCACAAGCCAGAGCATTAGAGTTTGGACGCCCATTAATTCGCAGTACTAATAATGGCATCACAGCAATAATTAATCAGCAAGGCAAAATCATCAAACAGATTCCAGCATTTAAAACTGGTGTTTTAAATGACAGTCTATCACCGACCATTGGCCTGACTCCTTATGCAAGATGGGGAAATAAACCCTATTTATTATTAATAATATTGATGTGTATTCCAATATTTATAAAAAAAGACTAA
- the cydC gene encoding heme ABC transporter ATP-binding protein/permease CydC produces MLAILRPYIALYKHYFWQILCGLSLAFLTLFTSVFLLSLSGWFLASTAFVGIAGLYTFNYMLPAAGVRAAAITRTAARYMERLVDHNTTFKILAHLRTLAFCKILPLSANQLTQYQRADLLNRFIVDIDALDHLYLKLFSPIVTALITIGVIFIILSNINLPIAMVITIILTATLLVVPVIFYLAGKELGKNLAKQQSEYRLLLINYLQGQAELILFNAQSRYRKQLDELETNWLHNQQRQSNLMALSSALVLLITGFLTLMVIWLITQYTLSPLVALFVFVCLASSEILAPIPGAFIFLGQVLASASRTTAIFNQKPDIKFVNENESKKVDLSSATLHFENINFSYPNQPFSVLKDFSLMLNQGEHIGIIGKTGCGKSTLLNLINRTWEPTSGNIYFNGTPLNQLDEKTLRQAIAMVPQVIAIFSDTLRKNLLIGNEQATEQQLTEVLEQVGLERLLNTEQGLDLQIGQGGRALSGGEIRRIGIARALLHNSPLILMDEPTESLDLQTEQQIIQLIKHTCKKKTLLMVTHRLTDNPLFDRVISLNN; encoded by the coding sequence GTGTTAGCCATATTACGTCCTTATATAGCACTATATAAACACTATTTTTGGCAGATATTGTGTGGTTTGTCTTTAGCGTTTTTGACCCTTTTTACTAGCGTATTTTTACTGTCTTTATCCGGTTGGTTTTTAGCATCAACGGCTTTTGTTGGGATTGCAGGCCTGTATACTTTTAACTATATGTTACCCGCAGCGGGAGTGCGAGCGGCGGCAATTACACGCACGGCAGCACGCTATATGGAACGCTTAGTAGATCATAATACAACGTTTAAAATTTTAGCCCATTTAAGAACATTAGCTTTTTGTAAGATTTTGCCACTGAGTGCTAATCAGTTAACTCAATATCAAAGAGCCGATTTACTTAACCGTTTTATTGTTGATATCGATGCACTGGATCATCTTTATCTTAAGCTATTTTCCCCTATTGTAACCGCTTTGATTACTATAGGCGTTATATTTATTATATTAAGTAATATTAATTTACCCATAGCAATGGTTATCACGATTATTCTTACTGCCACTTTATTAGTAGTGCCAGTTATTTTTTATTTAGCAGGAAAAGAATTGGGTAAAAACTTAGCGAAGCAGCAAAGTGAATATCGCTTATTACTCATCAATTATTTACAAGGACAAGCTGAACTTATTCTTTTCAATGCCCAATCGCGCTATCGGAAACAACTCGATGAACTTGAAACAAATTGGCTACATAATCAACAGCGGCAATCCAATTTAATGGCACTTTCCAGTGCATTAGTTTTATTGATTACTGGTTTTTTAACTTTGATGGTAATTTGGTTAATTACTCAATATACGCTTTCTCCTTTAGTAGCTTTATTTGTATTTGTTTGTCTTGCCAGTTCTGAAATTTTAGCACCAATTCCTGGCGCATTTATCTTTTTAGGGCAAGTGTTGGCCTCCGCTTCACGCACAACCGCAATTTTTAATCAAAAACCTGATATTAAATTTGTAAATGAAAACGAAAGTAAAAAAGTCGATTTAAGTTCAGCAACATTACATTTTGAAAACATTAATTTTAGTTATCCCAATCAACCTTTTTCTGTATTAAAAGATTTTTCGTTAATGTTGAATCAAGGTGAGCATATTGGAATAATTGGCAAAACAGGATGCGGTAAATCAACATTATTAAATCTCATTAATCGCACTTGGGAACCCACATCAGGCAATATCTATTTTAATGGCACACCTCTTAATCAATTGGATGAAAAAACCTTAAGACAGGCGATTGCGATGGTACCACAAGTTATTGCAATTTTTAGTGATACCTTAAGGAAAAATTTGTTAATAGGAAATGAACAAGCTACTGAGCAGCAACTTACAGAAGTATTAGAGCAAGTTGGACTTGAAAGATTGCTAAATACAGAGCAAGGTTTAGATTTACAGATTGGTCAAGGTGGTCGCGCTTTATCAGGTGGAGAAATTCGTCGTATCGGTATTGCCAGAGCTTTACTGCATAATTCACCACTTATTTTGATGGATGAACCAACAGAAAGCCTTGATCTACAGACCGAACAACAAATTATTCAGTTGATTAAACACACTTGTAAAAAGAAAACACTCCTTATGGTTACCCATCGCTTAACGGATAATCCATTATTTGATAGAGTGATTTCTCTTAATAATTGA